Below is a genomic region from Verrucomicrobiota bacterium.
AAACGAAAACGGCCTCTATCGGCTCAAAGAGTTTGCCCAACCGAACGGGCTCGCCTTGGAAGATTACGTCCGGGTAACGCCGCCACCGCCTTACGGCCTCTGCTTCCACCGAGCCGAGTTCCGCGATCAATTGGCCGCCCAAATCGAGAGCTTCGACCCGGCCATGGTCATCATTGCCCCCTGGAGCGCTGCCGTGCGGGATGATAAAGCCCGAGAGTACCTGGAAACCTTTGACGCCCTCCGCCGCGTGATCCCGGCCGGCGATGCCGGGCCGGCCAGCGGCGTGGTGGCCCACACGCGCAAGCCGCACGTGGGCGAGCGGGCCAG
It encodes:
- a CDS encoding AAA family ATPase; its protein translation is MLVGDNHLVRGSVFILGGPPGVGKSRATVALAEAGATRSDWFGLKVHTPFRTLIVQNENGLYRLKEFAQPNGLALEDYVRVTPPPPYGLCFHRAEFRDQLAAQIESFDPAMVIIAPWSAAVRDDKAREYLETFDALRRVIPAGDAGPASGVVAHTRKPHVGERASGRALLNLLAGSHVLASVPRCVFVLQAPAMR